A genome region from Desulfobacterales bacterium includes the following:
- a CDS encoding VanZ family protein gives MADRHKIFLFYWFPVLIYCALIFFQSSRPVPESIPDTPYLDKLLHAGAYAILGVLFFRAYRITAPGGKPYNIITLSILSAGLYGIGDEVHQYFVPFRSADIGDALADIAGSAIGAFAAAAAAGNLKIHGLTNPKALYKKTDRG, from the coding sequence TAAAATTTTTCTATTTTACTGGTTTCCCGTTTTGATCTATTGCGCTTTAATCTTTTTCCAGTCCTCCCGGCCGGTGCCGGAAAGCATACCGGATACCCCCTATCTGGACAAATTGCTGCACGCCGGCGCCTATGCGATTTTAGGCGTCTTGTTTTTCAGGGCTTACCGGATCACCGCGCCGGGCGGCAAGCCGTATAATATCATCACCCTCAGTATTCTTTCAGCCGGACTGTACGGTATCGGCGACGAGGTTCACCAGTATTTCGTACCTTTTCGCAGCGCCGACATCGGGGACGCATTGGCCGATATCGCCGGCAGCGCCATCGGTGCTTTTGCGGCTGCAGCAGCAGCCGGGAATCTGAAAATTCACGGATTGACAAACCCAAAGGCTTTATATAAAAAAACAGATCGAGGTTGA